From Amycolatopsis sp. YIM 10, the proteins below share one genomic window:
- a CDS encoding RNaseH domain-containing protein has protein sequence MVTYNRLQPLSLKLADLAGHPLARYRACSFPARWAAELRREVFQTPDEDDRYTGDGEPRAIPLWAVNNAIAALMPRVLTHDGRGHRDRVWLAYAHQEQPTQPDTALLVEFVRGGLLAAAHHRNTKAIQRGRKPVVDLEALAAVTAGFQAEDISFHDYTLDIGPGKPMPDGAYTMVPHMLATHLLDSGWVVEHDHTNHDGETILDGVSRWRRTANRDGAELISLPTPYITGRGTSYYWSYTTRLSLRTNPLDPHPYVHVHLGIRRWARTNVFDPARAIGVHLFAGSPWGDVTSPIGIASMKWQPGPRGTKTGRMVWNDDLAPTLARLTSATDLPAVTELAKNPRAYLELGVDRHNKPIPPVAGVVFRYGLGDKCKHSVGDGVSARDRWQIFRHLHPALADFATPVEPYHRINVKTRHRPDVSEFRAIDRQALAAATAPAIHLDLRYDTATMRKAVLLALEEALDLTFPTSVLNSQDSNLEHEFHSPRPELDVAIRLAPVGELAADLPIDPSIRNTKDRITQATAPRRDLARAQFPPTEDGRARFAIIEMRGPDAFPTPEHDPKKPVKAAAAACGVLTKNITPPKPLGRGDGHETESGRTERARKTVADLFIRQTGLLEPMGTAGTTDNPLNDVATVGLWVVRRNGQDRAVLPLAVGWLPDEPFARLRLPNSDRWVPYRDGLLTLGDWDTDRVFTHERVREFFTTVVAEAGDGTDTALLTLAQNIRPACPGIADGHIQEDTLAFDPDNPILPHDRKGIRHLRLRTNLRSETSQHYACLDTDPDHVGHGSSLWDDPCNSRRFLSTPAKPNGAGPGAPQGGRISPHYHRVGETEWGWANEIRKKVWNPRLLEILVAVQQADDNARSWAALAHQQRYAARHYAEPLILPIVLHLASKVDGYILPPDQVARCQDTDE, from the coding sequence GTGGTGACCTATAACCGTCTGCAACCACTCTCACTCAAGCTCGCCGACCTCGCCGGCCACCCACTCGCCCGGTACCGGGCCTGCTCTTTCCCCGCCCGGTGGGCTGCGGAACTGCGACGCGAGGTGTTCCAGACTCCAGACGAGGACGACCGGTACACCGGCGACGGCGAACCCCGGGCGATCCCGCTCTGGGCGGTCAACAACGCCATCGCCGCCCTCATGCCACGCGTCCTGACCCACGACGGCCGGGGACACCGCGACCGCGTCTGGCTCGCCTACGCACACCAGGAACAGCCGACCCAGCCCGACACGGCACTGCTGGTCGAGTTCGTGCGCGGCGGCCTGCTCGCCGCCGCGCACCATCGCAACACCAAAGCCATCCAGCGCGGCCGCAAACCAGTCGTCGACCTCGAGGCGCTCGCCGCGGTCACTGCCGGATTCCAGGCCGAGGACATCAGCTTCCACGACTACACCCTGGACATCGGCCCCGGCAAACCCATGCCCGACGGCGCCTACACGATGGTGCCGCACATGCTGGCCACGCACCTGCTGGACAGCGGGTGGGTCGTCGAACACGACCACACCAACCACGACGGCGAGACCATTCTCGACGGCGTCTCCCGCTGGCGGCGGACCGCCAACCGGGATGGTGCCGAACTGATCTCGCTTCCCACGCCCTACATCACCGGACGGGGCACCAGCTACTACTGGTCCTACACCACGCGCCTCTCGCTGCGCACCAACCCCCTCGACCCTCACCCCTACGTGCACGTGCACCTCGGCATCCGGCGCTGGGCCCGCACCAACGTGTTCGACCCGGCTCGCGCCATCGGCGTGCACCTGTTCGCCGGCTCGCCCTGGGGCGACGTGACCAGCCCGATCGGGATCGCCTCCATGAAGTGGCAACCCGGCCCGCGGGGCACGAAAACAGGGCGCATGGTCTGGAACGACGACCTCGCCCCGACCTTGGCGCGCCTCACCTCCGCCACGGACCTGCCCGCGGTGACCGAACTCGCCAAGAACCCCCGCGCATACCTCGAACTCGGCGTAGACCGGCACAACAAGCCCATTCCTCCAGTCGCCGGAGTGGTCTTCCGGTACGGGCTCGGCGACAAATGCAAACACTCCGTCGGCGACGGTGTCTCCGCCCGCGACCGTTGGCAGATCTTCCGCCACCTGCACCCCGCGCTCGCCGACTTCGCCACCCCCGTCGAGCCCTACCACCGCATCAACGTCAAGACCCGTCATCGCCCCGACGTCAGCGAGTTCCGCGCCATCGACCGCCAGGCGCTGGCCGCCGCAACCGCGCCCGCCATCCACCTCGACCTGCGCTACGACACCGCCACCATGCGAAAAGCGGTGCTCCTCGCGCTGGAAGAAGCGCTCGACCTGACCTTCCCGACGTCGGTCCTCAACTCTCAGGACTCCAACCTGGAACACGAGTTCCACAGCCCGCGCCCTGAACTGGACGTGGCCATCCGGCTCGCACCGGTCGGCGAACTCGCAGCCGATCTGCCCATCGACCCCTCCATCCGCAACACCAAAGACCGCATCACCCAAGCCACAGCGCCACGGCGCGACCTCGCCCGCGCCCAGTTCCCGCCGACCGAGGACGGCCGTGCACGATTCGCGATCATCGAGATGCGCGGCCCCGATGCGTTCCCCACGCCCGAGCACGACCCCAAGAAACCCGTGAAAGCCGCCGCGGCGGCCTGCGGGGTGCTGACCAAGAACATCACCCCGCCCAAACCACTTGGCAGGGGAGACGGCCACGAAACCGAATCCGGCCGTACCGAACGCGCCCGCAAGACCGTCGCGGACCTGTTCATTCGCCAGACCGGGCTCCTCGAGCCCATGGGCACCGCCGGCACCACGGACAACCCGTTGAACGACGTCGCGACCGTCGGGCTGTGGGTGGTGCGCCGCAACGGCCAGGACCGCGCCGTGCTGCCCCTGGCCGTCGGCTGGCTCCCCGACGAGCCCTTCGCCCGGCTCCGACTCCCCAACAGCGACCGATGGGTGCCCTACCGCGACGGACTACTCACCCTGGGCGACTGGGACACCGACCGTGTGTTCACCCATGAACGGGTCCGCGAGTTCTTCACCACCGTCGTCGCCGAAGCCGGCGACGGCACCGACACCGCACTGCTCACCCTGGCCCAGAACATCCGCCCGGCCTGCCCAGGCATCGCCGACGGGCACATCCAAGAAGACACCCTCGCGTTCGACCCCGACAACCCCATCCTGCCCCACGACCGCAAAGGCATCCGCCACCTCCGCTTGCGGACAAATCTGCGCAGCGAAACCAGCCAGCACTACGCCTGCCTCGACACCGACCCCGACCACGTTGGCCACGGCTCAAGCCTCTGGGATGACCCCTGCAACTCCCGGAGGTTCCTCAGCACCCCGGCCAAGCCGAACGGTGCCGGCCCCGGGGCCCCGCAAGGGGGTCGAATCTCGCCGCACTATCACCGTGTTGGCGAGACAGAATGGGGATGGGCGAATGAGATCAGGAAGAAGGTGTGGAACCCGCGGCTGCTGGAAATTCTCGTCGCTGTCCAGCAAGCCGACGACAACGCGCGCTCATGGGCTGCACTCGCGCACCAGCAACGCTACGCGGCCCGCCACTACGCCGAGCCATTGATCTTGCCCATCGTGCTGCACCTCGCCTCCAAAGTCGACGGCTACATCCTGCCGCCGGACCAAGTCGCGCGCTGCCAGGATACCGATGAGTGA
- a CDS encoding IS3 family transposase: MRRPGFYEWLAAAPARAERAAGEARLAAEITEIHTAHRGAYGSPRVTAELRRRGAVVNHKLVERIMRERAIAGLTRRRRHCLTRPRPRHRISSAGISPPTHPASAWSVTLCSVTMRAGSVTRSRFTQSFTTRPGEHPKSLKPQYAPGGRRQGESCMRGFVRPRPLLVRQGRFQRCYVIARYCRPASVRA; encoded by the coding sequence GTGCGCCGCCCGGGCTTCTATGAATGGCTGGCCGCCGCGCCGGCCCGGGCTGAGCGGGCCGCCGGTGAGGCTCGGCTGGCGGCTGAGATCACCGAGATCCACACCGCCCACCGCGGTGCCTATGGCAGCCCGCGGGTCACCGCGGAGCTGCGGCGCCGTGGTGCGGTGGTCAACCACAAGCTGGTCGAGCGGATCATGCGGGAGCGCGCTATCGCTGGGCTCACCCGGCGCCGACGCCACTGCCTGACCAGGCCGCGGCCCCGACACCGGATCTCATCAGCCGGGATTTCACCGCCGACGCACCCGGCCAGCGCCTGGTCGGTGACCTTGTGTTCGGTGACAATGCGCGCGGGATCGGTGACGAGGTCGAGGTTCACCCAGTCCTTCACAACTCGACCGGGTGAACATCCGAAATCTCTGAAACCCCAGTATGCCCCCGGGGGCCGACGGCAAGGAGAATCCTGCATGCGCGGGTTTGTGCGCCCACGCCCCCTTCTAGTGCGACAGGGACGATTCCAACGTTGTTATGTAATTGCCAGATATTGTCGACCGGCGTCGGTGAGGGCGTAG
- a CDS encoding nuclear transport factor 2 family protein, producing the protein MARTATETAGPLAIYARMQESLLNGDGADATILPAELLAEDVVVETPYGPPGNQRYEGREAWLSYYRTGGAGLLIRFDQFRELATHQSDDPEVIVVEYELTGTVIATGVQSSVTCIAVLRIRDGLIKHWREYQDIPAITEALTRPPQQDPAGADAPAQ; encoded by the coding sequence ATGGCCCGAACGGCGACCGAGACAGCAGGCCCACTCGCGATCTACGCCCGCATGCAGGAATCACTCCTGAACGGGGACGGCGCTGACGCAACGATCCTTCCAGCCGAGCTGCTGGCCGAAGATGTCGTGGTAGAGACGCCGTACGGCCCCCCGGGCAATCAGCGCTACGAGGGCCGCGAAGCCTGGCTGTCGTATTACCGCACCGGCGGCGCCGGCCTGCTGATTCGTTTCGATCAGTTCCGCGAACTGGCCACCCACCAGAGCGACGACCCCGAGGTCATCGTCGTCGAATACGAGCTGACCGGAACGGTCATCGCCACCGGCGTGCAGTCCTCGGTGACCTGCATTGCCGTGCTGCGGATCCGCGACGGCCTGATCAAGCATTGGCGCGAGTACCAGGACATCCCGGCGATCACCGAGGCACTGACTCGGCCACCGCAGCAGGACCCCGCCGGCGCAGACGCGCCAGCCCAGTAG
- a CDS encoding TetR/AcrR family transcriptional regulator, giving the protein MDREGAPPAGSRAGERPVRADARRNRIRILEAAEAVFAEQGASASTEAVAARAGVAIGTVFRHFPTKPELLAAVVMNLLDRLISEVDVMLNDSEAATALFELCTRVMAISAQNRALFERLAETGTRVHVGDALTRLRPAADMLLERAQKAGAIRDDVRPDELIPLLAAICQGAMTDGWSAQVRHRALTILFDGMRDQACR; this is encoded by the coding sequence ATGGATCGAGAAGGCGCGCCGCCTGCCGGCAGCCGTGCTGGTGAACGACCAGTTCGCGCCGACGCTCGCCGCAATCGAATCCGCATCCTGGAGGCAGCAGAAGCCGTGTTCGCCGAGCAAGGCGCGTCGGCCTCGACCGAGGCAGTGGCCGCACGCGCCGGCGTCGCGATCGGCACGGTGTTTCGCCACTTCCCGACCAAACCCGAACTCCTCGCGGCCGTGGTGATGAATTTGCTGGATCGACTCATCAGCGAAGTCGATGTGATGCTCAACGACTCCGAAGCCGCAACCGCCCTCTTCGAGCTCTGCACCCGCGTCATGGCGATCAGCGCCCAGAACAGAGCCCTGTTCGAGCGACTCGCCGAAACCGGAACCCGGGTCCACGTCGGCGACGCCCTGACACGCCTCCGGCCCGCCGCCGACATGCTGCTCGAACGCGCCCAGAAGGCAGGTGCCATCCGCGACGACGTGCGACCCGATGAGTTGATCCCCCTGCTCGCGGCCATCTGCCAAGGAGCGATGACCGATGGGTGGAGCGCGCAGGTTCGCCATCGCGCGCTGACCATCCTCTTCGACGGCATGCGCGACCAAGCTTGTCGTTGA
- a CDS encoding transposase has product MTAATGTGHTSPEVLAERLMLVIYAYGTNCGIRQMISDAHAHSEEDLRYVRRRYLTLPQLRQQVSDRRGVMLASHGR; this is encoded by the coding sequence GTGACCGCGGCCACCGGCACCGGCCACACGAGCCCTGAGGTGCTGGCTGAGCGGCTCATGCTGGTCATCTACGCCTACGGCACCAACTGCGGCATCCGGCAGATGATCTCCGACGCGCACGCCCACAGCGAGGAGGATCTGCGCTACGTGCGCCGACGCTACCTGACCCTGCCGCAGCTGCGTCAGCAGGTCAGCGATCGTAGGGGAGTGATGCTCGCTAGCCACGGCCGATGA
- a CDS encoding TetR/AcrR family transcriptional regulator: MARAAKPRENKDKKARDLPTGIALLWGEQDQPARGPKPTLTPQRIAEAAVTLADTEGLETVSMNKVAAEFGVSAMALYRYVPGKTELVELMVEAVLAEPPDLSAAGSGWRPRLSAWAHRQWGVYQAHPWLLAATAMRRQIMGPHQLAWMDAALAALEPTGLTAGQRHQVFLLIAGQVRNLAQQRADFDEDHNREWGRLTSELLNRHSNRFPALTKAIADGAFTSTELDPLDFGLDRILDGVQVLIGRG, translated from the coding sequence ATGGCCAGGGCAGCCAAGCCGCGCGAGAACAAGGACAAGAAGGCGCGCGACCTGCCGACGGGCATCGCGCTGCTGTGGGGCGAACAGGACCAGCCCGCCCGCGGCCCCAAGCCCACCCTCACCCCCCAGCGCATCGCCGAAGCCGCCGTGACCCTCGCCGACACCGAAGGGCTGGAGACCGTCTCGATGAACAAGGTCGCCGCCGAATTCGGCGTCTCCGCCATGGCCCTGTACCGCTACGTGCCCGGCAAGACCGAACTCGTCGAATTGATGGTGGAAGCTGTCCTCGCCGAACCTCCCGACCTGTCGGCCGCCGGCTCCGGCTGGCGACCTCGGCTTTCCGCGTGGGCCCACCGCCAGTGGGGGGTCTACCAGGCCCACCCCTGGCTGCTGGCCGCCACCGCCATGCGCCGGCAGATCATGGGCCCCCACCAGCTCGCCTGGATGGACGCCGCACTTGCCGCCCTGGAACCGACCGGTCTGACCGCCGGCCAACGCCACCAGGTCTTCCTTCTGATTGCCGGGCAGGTACGCAACCTCGCCCAGCAACGGGCCGACTTCGACGAGGACCACAACCGCGAATGGGGCCGCCTGACCAGCGAACTACTCAACCGCCACAGCAATCGCTTCCCTGCCCTGACCAAGGCGATCGCCGACGGCGCATTCACCTCCACGGAGCTCGATCCACTCGACTTCGGCCTTGATCGCATCCTCGACGGCGTCCAAGTGCTCATCGGCCGTGGCTAG
- a CDS encoding alpha/beta hydrolase, translating into MLGIAIAATVIAVITVPAAGLLGYRQLRRTAHAKRLRITSPHGIEESGFVRIGGIDQWVTIRGEDHRNPVILELHGGPGATNLIFASRTRSWERHFTIVRWDMRGAGKTFAHGGPDGQGDMNLQRLERDALEVTQHIRARLGVDKVVLLGCSFGSIVGLRLARNHPELYCAYVGTDQNINAGGRDHTAYRALLDRLGAAGKRKELAAVTTMGPGKSAWGVEDWSQYNKHTVGSDPLTFDTIKTVVIGSLLSSPLHSLRELPAYTKAMSFSARVAPESATIDEWAEGTTFAIPFFIFQGERDVITPPEPVRRFFNDITAPVKDFALIQDASHFASFRHPDQFLDLMLTKVRPLLTSQPITW; encoded by the coding sequence ATGCTTGGCATCGCCATCGCCGCAACCGTCATCGCGGTCATCACCGTCCCCGCCGCAGGCCTACTCGGCTACCGCCAGCTCAGGCGCACCGCCCACGCCAAACGACTACGCATCACCAGCCCGCACGGCATCGAGGAATCCGGGTTCGTCCGCATCGGCGGCATCGACCAGTGGGTCACCATCCGCGGCGAAGACCACCGCAACCCGGTGATCCTGGAACTCCACGGTGGCCCCGGCGCCACCAACCTGATCTTCGCCTCGCGCACCCGCTCCTGGGAGCGGCACTTCACGATCGTGCGGTGGGACATGCGCGGCGCCGGCAAAACCTTCGCTCACGGCGGACCCGACGGGCAGGGCGACATGAACCTGCAGCGCCTTGAGCGCGACGCCCTGGAGGTCACCCAGCACATCCGTGCCCGGCTCGGCGTCGACAAAGTCGTGCTACTCGGCTGCTCCTTCGGCTCCATCGTCGGGCTGCGCCTGGCCCGCAACCACCCGGAGCTGTACTGCGCCTACGTCGGCACCGACCAGAACATCAACGCCGGCGGCCGCGACCACACCGCCTACCGCGCGCTGCTGGACCGGCTCGGCGCGGCCGGCAAACGCAAAGAACTGGCCGCCGTCACCACTATGGGCCCGGGCAAGTCCGCCTGGGGTGTCGAGGACTGGTCGCAGTACAACAAGCACACCGTCGGCTCCGACCCGCTCACCTTCGACACCATCAAGACCGTCGTGATCGGCTCCCTGCTGTCCTCGCCCCTGCACTCCCTGCGCGAGCTGCCTGCCTACACCAAGGCCATGAGCTTCTCCGCGCGCGTCGCGCCCGAGTCCGCGACCATCGACGAATGGGCCGAAGGCACCACGTTCGCCATCCCGTTCTTCATCTTCCAGGGCGAGCGCGACGTGATCACCCCGCCCGAGCCGGTCCGGCGGTTCTTCAACGACATCACCGCCCCGGTCAAGGACTTCGCCCTCATCCAGGACGCGAGCCATTTCGCCTCCTTCCGCCACCCCGACCAATTCCTCGACCTGATGCTCACCAAGGTCCGACCCCTACTCACCAGCCAACCGATCACCTGGTGA
- a CDS encoding DUF4360 domain-containing protein, producing the protein MFSALAATALAMSIVIPPGGAPGTTPPPDHFTIDVVTVNGSGCPAGTAAVAVSPDNKAFTVTYSDFLAQVGVGATPTDFRENDNCQAVDETEIITSSTTRRAARSGTSTSTPNCGSTWHLGPQDGHQFPEPGGML; encoded by the coding sequence ATGTTCAGCGCGCTGGCCGCTACCGCATTGGCAATGTCCATCGTGATTCCGCCGGGTGGGGCCCCCGGCACCACACCGCCGCCCGACCATTTCACGATCGACGTGGTCACCGTCAACGGTTCCGGCTGCCCGGCGGGCACAGCCGCCGTCGCCGTGTCCCCGGACAACAAAGCATTCACCGTGACCTACAGCGATTTCCTGGCCCAAGTGGGCGTCGGCGCGACCCCCACCGACTTCCGCGAGAACGACAACTGTCAGGCAGTGGACGAAACCGAAATCATTACATCGTCTACTACTCGCCGTGCGGCGAGAAGCGGCACTTCAACATCAACACCGAACTGCGGGTCAACGTGGCACCTCGGTCCCCAAGACGGCCACCAGTTCCCAGAGCCTGGAGGCATGCTGTGA
- a CDS encoding DUF4360 domain-containing protein, with the protein MFTALAASAIALSAITTPGSVAPAEAPPDHVTISIVTVNGSGCPAGTSAVAVSPDNTNFTVTYSDYLAQTGAGSSPIEFRKNCQLNLRVNYPQGFTFGIAQADYRGFAHLAKGAYGSQRANYYFQGQSANATEVHPYNGPYSDNWQATDKTDFASIVYAPCGEVRHLNVNTELRVNVGTSDPKTTTSFMSMDSTDGNVDTKYHFSWKKC; encoded by the coding sequence ATGTTCACTGCGCTGGCTGCCAGTGCCATTGCCCTGTCGGCGATAACCACCCCCGGTTCCGTGGCACCGGCGGAGGCCCCACCGGACCACGTGACGATCAGCATCGTCACGGTGAACGGCTCGGGTTGTCCGGCCGGGACGTCCGCGGTCGCGGTGTCACCCGACAACACGAACTTCACCGTCACCTACAGCGATTACCTCGCGCAGACCGGAGCCGGCTCCTCCCCGATCGAATTCCGCAAGAACTGCCAGCTCAACCTCCGGGTGAACTACCCGCAGGGCTTCACCTTCGGCATCGCGCAGGCGGATTACCGCGGCTTCGCGCACCTGGCCAAGGGCGCCTACGGTTCCCAGCGCGCCAACTACTACTTCCAGGGTCAATCGGCCAATGCCACCGAAGTACACCCCTACAACGGACCGTACAGCGACAACTGGCAGGCCACCGACAAGACCGACTTCGCCTCCATTGTGTACGCGCCGTGCGGCGAGGTGCGCCACCTCAACGTGAACACCGAGCTGCGGGTCAACGTCGGGACCTCGGATCCCAAGACGACCACCAGCTTCATGTCCATGGACTCCACCGACGGCAACGTCGACACCAAGTACCATTTCTCGTGGAAGAAATGTTGA
- a CDS encoding HNH endonuclease family protein — protein sequence MPLRELVAALSVADEFREGYERTKFKHWVDEDHDRCNTRQEVLIQEAASPPDVSPSCAVTSGTWYSFYDDKYFDDAKKLDIDHMVPLAEAWDSGASQWTAKRRELYANDLTEPVALVAVSATTNRSKADQDPGQWLPPYEPARCQYVADWVTVKTRWGLTVDTTEKTRLTELAGACPNRPILTSPSSEANH from the coding sequence GTGCCGTTACGGGAACTGGTCGCCGCGCTGTCGGTCGCGGACGAGTTCCGAGAGGGCTACGAGCGGACCAAGTTCAAGCATTGGGTCGACGAGGATCACGATCGCTGCAACACGCGGCAGGAAGTCCTGATCCAGGAAGCAGCCAGCCCGCCGGACGTAAGTCCGTCGTGCGCCGTGACCAGCGGGACGTGGTACTCGTTCTACGACGACAAGTACTTCGATGACGCGAAGAAGCTCGACATCGATCACATGGTGCCCCTGGCCGAGGCATGGGACAGCGGAGCGTCGCAGTGGACGGCGAAGCGCCGCGAACTCTACGCCAACGATCTGACCGAGCCGGTTGCTCTGGTCGCGGTCAGCGCGACCACCAACCGCTCGAAAGCGGACCAGGACCCCGGGCAGTGGTTGCCGCCCTACGAGCCGGCCCGCTGCCAGTACGTCGCTGACTGGGTCACGGTGAAAACCCGGTGGGGCCTGACCGTCGACACGACCGAGAAGACCCGCCTGACCGAACTCGCGGGAGCCTGCCCCAACCGGCCGATCCTCACCAGCCCGTCCAGCGAGGCGAACCACTAG
- a CDS encoding IS5 family transposase: protein MCGRISTRRVPGKRGCADWIEALAIDGECLGRSRGGLTTKLHLAVDGAGLPLAVILTPGRAGDNPQLLPLLDDIRDLEVGGQRVRVGRVLADKAYTHPSTRKALRERRIKATIPERADQIARRKARGSAGGRPPDFDPGLYTLRNVVERCFNRLKQFRGLATRYAKRAAYHRAEIVLACIVLHLR from the coding sequence GTGTGCGGGCGCATCAGCACGCGGCGGGTGCCCGGAAAACGGGGCTGCGCGGACTGGATCGAAGCCCTCGCGATCGACGGGGAATGCCTCGGGCGTTCGCGGGGCGGGCTGACGACCAAGCTCCACCTGGCCGTCGACGGCGCGGGCTTGCCGCTGGCGGTGATCCTCACCCCAGGTCGGGCCGGGGACAACCCGCAACTACTGCCGCTGCTGGACGACATCCGTGACCTCGAGGTAGGCGGGCAGAGGGTGCGGGTCGGGCGGGTGCTGGCCGATAAGGCCTACACCCACCCGAGCACCCGAAAGGCGTTACGGGAACGCCGGATCAAGGCCACCATTCCCGAACGCGCTGACCAGATCGCCCGACGCAAGGCCCGGGGCTCGGCCGGTGGCAGGCCACCGGACTTCGACCCTGGCCTCTACACGCTGCGCAACGTGGTCGAGCGATGCTTCAACCGGCTCAAACAATTCCGGGGCCTGGCAACACGCTACGCCAAACGAGCCGCCTACCACCGCGCCGAGATCGTCCTCGCCTGCATCGTCCTGCACCTCCGATAA
- a CDS encoding IS5 family transposase has protein sequence MVGRGELTDRAWARVAPLLPAESGRRGGRWRSHRQVINAILWHERTGAPWRDLPERYGPWKTAHERLRKWTADGTWDRILEHVIVKDDSLGHVGGQRRVRDQCRFHECAGASARGGCPENGAARTGSKPSRSTGNASGVRGAG, from the coding sequence GTGGTGGGTCGTGGTGAGCTGACGGATAGGGCGTGGGCGAGGGTCGCGCCGTTGCTGCCTGCGGAGTCTGGGCGGCGGGGTGGGCGGTGGCGTAGTCACCGGCAGGTGATCAACGCGATTCTGTGGCATGAGCGGACCGGTGCGCCGTGGCGTGATCTGCCCGAACGGTATGGGCCGTGGAAGACCGCGCATGAGCGGTTGCGCAAGTGGACCGCGGACGGAACCTGGGACCGGATCCTGGAACACGTGATCGTCAAGGACGACTCGCTGGGGCACGTTGGAGGACAACGTCGAGTTCGTGATCAGTGTCGATTCCACGAGTGTGCGGGCGCATCAGCACGCGGCGGGTGCCCGGAAAACGGGGCTGCGCGGACTGGATCGAAGCCCTCGCGATCGACGGGGAATGCCTCGGGCGTTCGCGGGGCGGGCTGA